A stretch of Helicobacter pylori DNA encodes these proteins:
- a CDS encoding cation:proton antiporter — protein sequence MENSTLYIVIAGLWLAVGFGIFLKKLDMPVIIGYICTGTVLAAFFKINDFNLLSDIGEFGIVFLMFMIGIEFNFDKLKSIKQEVLVFGLLQVILCALIAFLVGYFVLGLSPIFSLVLGMGLSLSSTAIVLKFFEDSKQLSTPMGKSAVGILIFQDIAAIPMLLILTILGSKDSNVNLLILKTLISAGIILVLLLLPGKKGANLILEQAKDTRLPEIFIGTILVIVCSAAGLSHFFGFSMSLGAFIVGMAISKSRYKINVQEEFAQLKNLFLALFFITIGMQINVSFFMEKFFVVIFLLILVMGFKTAIIYALLRFFRDAKTAIKTALSLAQIGEFSFVIFLNSGSHQLFNLQEKKGILGFLHQKNILSIAQNDIHQLLILMVVFSMLATPFILKYLESIAQFILHQKSQENEPAKK from the coding sequence ATGGAAAACAGCACACTTTATATTGTTATTGCTGGCTTATGGCTTGCTGTAGGCTTTGGAATCTTTTTAAAGAAATTAGACATGCCCGTTATCATTGGCTACATTTGCACAGGAACGGTCTTAGCGGCTTTTTTTAAAATTAATGATTTTAATTTGTTGTCTGATATTGGTGAATTTGGTATCGTCTTTTTAATGTTTATGATAGGCATTGAGTTTAATTTTGACAAGCTCAAATCCATCAAACAAGAAGTGCTGGTTTTTGGGCTTTTACAAGTCATTTTGTGCGCTTTAATCGCTTTTTTAGTGGGGTATTTTGTTTTGGGTCTTTCACCCATTTTTTCCCTTGTTTTAGGCATGGGGCTTTCGCTCTCTTCAACCGCTATTGTGCTGAAATTCTTTGAAGATTCCAAACAGCTTAGCACGCCCATGGGAAAGAGCGCGGTGGGAATTTTGATTTTCCAAGATATTGCAGCCATTCCCATGCTTTTAATTCTCACTATTCTAGGCAGTAAAGATTCTAATGTTAATTTACTCATTCTTAAAACCCTTATTTCCGCAGGGATTATTTTAGTTCTTTTATTATTGCCTGGAAAAAAAGGGGCTAATCTCATCTTAGAGCAAGCGAAAGACACGCGCTTGCCTGAAATTTTTATAGGCACGATTTTAGTGATTGTTTGCAGCGCGGCGGGGTTGAGCCATTTTTTTGGGTTTTCTATGTCTTTGGGGGCATTCATTGTGGGCATGGCGATTTCTAAATCGCGCTATAAAATCAATGTTCAAGAAGAATTCGCGCAATTAAAAAATCTCTTTCTAGCCCTTTTTTTCATTACGATAGGGATGCAAATTAATGTGAGTTTCTTTATGGAGAAGTTCTTTGTTGTCATCTTTTTACTCATTTTAGTGATGGGTTTTAAGACAGCTATCATTTATGCATTATTGCGTTTTTTTAGAGACGCTAAAACTGCCATAAAAACCGCCCTTTCTTTAGCGCAAATCGGGGAGTTTTCTTTTGTTATCTTTTTAAATTCAGGCTCGCACCAGCTCTTTAATTTGCAAGAAAAAAAAGGGATTCTTGGTTTTTTACACCAAAAAAATATCTTAAGTATCGCTCAAAATGACATCCACCAGCTCCTTATTCTCATGGTGGTCTTTTCTATGTTGGCAACCCCTTTTATTTTAAAATACCTAGAATCTATCGCTCAATTTATTTTGCACCAAAAGAGCCAAGAAAATGAGCCGGCTAAAAAATAA
- a CDS encoding sulfate/molybdate ABC transporter ATP-binding protein, with the protein MIKARFKKRLLGSRGAFDLNIDLEIKEAEVVALLGESGAGKSTILRILAGLEAVSSGYIEVNRSVWLDTQKKIFLKPQQRKIGFVFQDYALFPHLNVYQNIAFAHPKDKNKIHEVLRLMRLENLSQQKIIQLSGGQAQRVALARALIAAKNLLLLDEPLNALDNALKNEVQQGLLDFIKRENLSVLLVSHDPNEIIKLARTFLFLNNGVINPNQENRLFSNRLLVKPLFEDENYCHYEVIPQTISLPKDCLNPTFKLDFNQGKKF; encoded by the coding sequence ATGATAAAAGCGCGGTTTAAAAAACGCCTTTTAGGATCTAGGGGTGCGTTTGATTTGAATATAGACTTAGAAATTAAAGAAGCAGAAGTTGTCGCTTTATTAGGAGAATCGGGAGCGGGTAAAAGCACGATTTTACGCATTTTAGCGGGGCTTGAAGCGGTGAGTAGCGGCTATATTGAAGTCAATCGTTCAGTGTGGCTAGACACTCAAAAAAAGATTTTTTTAAAACCACAACAACGAAAAATCGGCTTTGTGTTTCAAGATTACGCTCTATTCCCTCATTTAAATGTGTATCAAAACATCGCCTTTGCTCACCCTAAAGATAAAAATAAAATCCACGAAGTGTTACGCTTAATGCGTTTAGAAAACCTAAGCCAGCAAAAAATTATTCAACTCTCTGGCGGGCAAGCCCAACGAGTCGCTTTAGCAAGAGCTTTAATCGCAGCCAAGAATTTATTGCTTTTAGATGAGCCTTTAAACGCCCTAGATAACGCCTTAAAAAACGAAGTGCAACAAGGTTTGCTTGATTTTATCAAGCGTGAAAATTTAAGCGTGTTATTGGTGAGTCATGATCCAAACGAAATAATCAAACTCGCGCGAACTTTCCTCTTTTTAAACAATGGCGTTATCAATCCTAATCAAGAAAATCGGCTTTTTTCAAACCGCTTATTGGTAAAACCTCTCTTTGAAGATGAAAATTATTGCCATTATGAGGTCATTCCTCAAACGATTAGTTTGCCCAAAGATTGTCTGAACCCAACTTTTAAGCTTGATTTCAATCAAGGCAAAAAATTTTAG
- a CDS encoding TerB family tellurite resistance protein, with protein MEIILLIVAAVVLFYFYNTLKEYLKNPLNPKTKTEEYDLKNDPYLLAQSSPLDKFKQTQTGAYMRLLKFLDIQKNALDNALRTLFIHELEQPLNSEQQDLAKELLNEPVDKKENFESLCQEIADHTHGEYTKRLKLVEFLMLLAYADGILDSKEKELFLDVGAFLQIDNQDFNELYDNFERFNAIEIPMSLEEAKSLFEIQTNTTKQDLEKKALDLSTPYYHKMNDNKRYSEQDFISLKKIALASQLLEKDLKDL; from the coding sequence ATGGAAATCATTTTATTAATTGTTGCGGCGGTTGTGTTGTTTTATTTTTACAACACCCTCAAAGAATATTTGAAAAACCCCCTAAACCCTAAAACCAAAACCGAAGAATACGACTTGAAAAATGACCCCTATTTGTTAGCGCAATCTAGCCCCCTAGACAAATTCAAGCAAACCCAAACGGGTGCGTATATGCGTCTTTTAAAGTTTTTAGACATTCAAAAAAACGCTTTGGATAACGCCTTAAGGACGCTTTTTATCCATGAATTAGAGCAGCCCTTAAACAGCGAACAACAAGATTTAGCCAAAGAGCTTCTCAATGAGCCTGTAGATAAAAAAGAAAATTTTGAATCCTTATGCCAAGAAATCGCCGACCACACGCATGGAGAATACACCAAACGCCTGAAATTAGTGGAATTTCTTATGTTATTAGCCTATGCTGATGGGATACTAGATAGCAAAGAAAAAGAATTGTTTTTAGATGTGGGGGCGTTTTTGCAGATAGACAATCAGGATTTTAACGAGCTTTATGATAATTTTGAACGCTTCAATGCAATAGAAATCCCTATGTCTTTAGAAGAAGCAAAAAGTCTTTTTGAAATCCAAACTAACACCACCAAGCAAGATTTAGAAAAAAAAGCCCTAGATTTAAGCACCCCCTACTACCATAAAATGAATGACAACAAACGCTACAGCGAACAAGATTTTATCTCGTTGAAAAAAATCGCCCTCGCTTCCCAACTCTTAGAAAAAGATTTAAAAGACTTATAG
- a CDS encoding M3 family oligoendopeptidase — translation MKEQEWDLSALFENKESAEEFLKTLQTEAQEFESAYQNNLKDLDAAKFADALKHYENLLEKISRAMTYAQLLFAKNTKESKFYSQCEMACANIQQHLLFFEIEFKNLDAKKQLAFIKKCKDHAFYLNNLIEKKKHTLNLDEEKIALALSPVGVGAFSRLFDEHFSSLKIPFEEKTLSEEEILALLHNPKRKIRKKSQKAFSKALEKSRPLLTYILNMVRKDLLIETRLRKYDKKESFRHIDNQISQESVDSMIEIVNANFSLVHRYYHQKAQILGHKLKDYDRYAPLNDESITMTYSQALEEVLKTLKAFSPEFHKIASKAIKEGWVDSHPKDFKQGGAFSHGGVPSAHPYVLLNYTGNRRDAFTIAHEFGHMIHQELSKKQGVLNMDTPLTTAETASVFSEMLFFEHLKKGLKQDELLFMLAGKLEDIFSTLFRQVVMTNFERRIHEIDEELDTKDFDRIWFEENQRMFEKSVKLTKNYHLWWSYIPHFIHSPFYCYAYSYGQLLTLALYGLYKKSDAKEFVKTYTEFLSLGGSKSPKELVSMFGFDIDSKEFWEIGMQEVRHLLEEFERLLACKEN, via the coding sequence ATGAAAGAACAAGAATGGGATTTAAGTGCTTTATTTGAAAATAAAGAAAGCGCAGAAGAATTTTTAAAAACCTTACAAACAGAAGCACAAGAATTTGAGAGCGCTTATCAAAATAACCTTAAGGATTTAGACGCTGCAAAATTTGCCGACGCTCTTAAACATTACGAAAATTTGTTAGAAAAAATTTCTAGAGCGATGACTTACGCTCAATTACTCTTTGCTAAGAACACTAAAGAATCGAAGTTTTATTCGCAATGCGAAATGGCTTGCGCAAATATCCAACAACACCTTTTATTCTTTGAAATTGAATTTAAGAATTTGGACGCCAAAAAACAACTCGCTTTCATTAAAAAATGCAAAGACCATGCTTTTTATCTAAACAATCTCATAGAAAAGAAAAAGCACACTTTGAATTTAGATGAAGAAAAGATCGCTCTAGCCCTTTCGCCTGTGGGAGTGGGCGCGTTTAGCCGTCTTTTTGATGAGCATTTTTCTTCTTTGAAAATCCCTTTTGAAGAAAAAACTTTAAGCGAAGAAGAAATTTTAGCCCTCTTGCACAACCCCAAACGCAAGATCCGTAAAAAATCTCAAAAAGCTTTCAGCAAAGCGTTAGAAAAATCCCGCCCTTTACTCACTTATATTTTAAACATGGTGCGTAAAGATTTGCTCATTGAAACTAGGCTGAGAAAATACGATAAAAAAGAGAGTTTCCGCCACATTGACAACCAGATCTCCCAAGAGAGCGTGGATAGCATGATAGAGATTGTGAACGCTAATTTTTCTTTAGTGCATCGTTACTACCATCAAAAAGCGCAAATTTTAGGGCATAAACTCAAAGATTACGATCGCTACGCCCCTTTAAACGATGAGAGCATCACCATGACTTACTCTCAAGCTTTAGAAGAAGTGCTTAAAACCCTCAAAGCCTTTAGCCCAGAATTTCATAAAATCGCTTCTAAAGCGATCAAAGAAGGTTGGGTGGATTCACACCCTAAAGACTTTAAGCAAGGTGGGGCTTTTAGCCATGGCGGGGTGCCTAGCGCTCACCCTTATGTGTTATTAAACTACACAGGAAACCGCCGAGACGCTTTCACTATCGCTCATGAATTTGGGCATATGATCCACCAAGAATTGTCCAAAAAACAAGGCGTATTGAACATGGATACACCCTTAACCACCGCAGAAACCGCTTCTGTCTTTTCTGAAATGCTGTTTTTTGAGCATTTAAAAAAAGGGTTAAAACAAGATGAACTCCTTTTCATGCTAGCAGGCAAATTAGAGGATATTTTTTCTACGCTTTTTAGGCAAGTGGTGATGACGAATTTTGAAAGAAGAATCCATGAAATAGATGAAGAATTAGACACCAAAGATTTTGATCGAATCTGGTTTGAAGAAAACCAAAGAATGTTTGAAAAGAGCGTGAAACTCACTAAAAACTACCATTTGTGGTGGAGCTATATCCCCCATTTTATCCATTCGCCTTTTTATTGCTACGCTTATAGTTACGGGCAGCTTTTGACTTTAGCGCTTTATGGGCTTTATAAAAAAAGCGACGCTAAAGAGTTTGTTAAAACTTACACGGAATTTTTGAGTTTAGGAGGGTCAAAAAGCCCTAAAGAATTAGTGTCCATGTTTGGCTTTGACATTGATAGCAAAGAATTTTGGGAAATTGGCATGCAAGAGGTGCGTCATTTGTTAGAAGAATTTGAAAGGTTGCTCGCATGCAAAGAGAATTAA
- the modA gene encoding molybdate ABC transporter substrate-binding protein → MKNTFKAFAFLIVFFSSALLAQDLKIAAAANLTRALKALVKEFQKEHPKDAIKISFNSSGKLYTQIAQNAPFDLFISADITRPKKLHDEKITPFKEEVYAKGVLVLWSENLKMDSLEILKDPKIKHIAMANPKLAPYGKASMEVLENLKLASSLKSKIIYGASISQAHQFVATKNAQIGFGALSLMDKKDKNLSYFIIDKALYNPIEQALIITKNGANNPLAKVFKDFLFSPKARAIFKEYGYIVD, encoded by the coding sequence ATGAAAAATACTTTCAAAGCGTTTGCCTTTTTAATCGTATTTTTTTCAAGCGCTCTGTTGGCACAGGATTTAAAAATCGCTGCTGCTGCTAATCTCACGCGTGCTTTAAAAGCCCTTGTTAAAGAATTTCAAAAAGAACACCCCAAAGACGCTATTAAGATTAGCTTTAATTCTTCAGGCAAACTCTACACTCAAATCGCTCAAAACGCCCCTTTTGATTTATTCATTTCAGCGGATATTACTAGACCTAAAAAGCTTCATGATGAAAAAATAACCCCTTTTAAAGAAGAAGTCTATGCTAAAGGCGTGTTGGTTTTATGGAGTGAAAATCTAAAAATGGATTCTTTAGAGATTCTTAAAGACCCTAAAATTAAACATATCGCTATGGCTAATCCTAAACTAGCCCCTTATGGAAAAGCCAGCATGGAAGTCTTAGAGAATTTAAAACTCGCTTCTAGTCTTAAATCTAAAATCATTTATGGCGCTTCTATTTCTCAAGCCCATCAATTTGTCGCTACTAAAAACGCTCAAATAGGCTTTGGAGCGTTATCCTTGATGGATAAAAAAGATAAAAACCTCTCTTATTTCATCATTGATAAAGCCCTTTATAACCCTATTGAACAAGCCTTGATCATCACTAAAAATGGGGCTAATAACCCTTTAGCCAAAGTCTTTAAAGATTTTTTATTCAGCCCTAAAGCTAGAGCTATCTTTAAAGAATACGGCTATATTGTGGATTGA
- the modB gene encoding molybdate ABC transporter permease subunit — translation MDHEFLITMRLSFSLALITTLILLPIGIFLGYFLSLKRNLLTSLTETLVYMPLVLPPSVLGFYLLLIFSPSSFLGAFLQDVLNVKLVFSFQGLILGSVIFSLPFMVSPIKSALISLPTSLKEASYSLGKGEYYTLFFVLLPNIKPSVLMAIITTFTHTIGEFGVVMMLGGDILGETRVASIAIFNETEALNYPKAHQYALTLTIISFSLLFVTLFLNKKQSSFL, via the coding sequence ATGGATCATGAGTTTTTGATTACCATGCGTTTGAGCTTTTCTTTAGCTTTGATTACCACCCTTATTTTACTCCCTATAGGGATTTTTTTGGGCTATTTTTTAAGCCTTAAACGCAATCTTTTAACGAGCTTAACAGAAACGCTTGTGTATATGCCTTTAGTTTTACCCCCAAGCGTGCTAGGGTTTTATCTCCTTTTAATTTTTTCGCCTTCTTCTTTTTTGGGAGCGTTTTTACAAGATGTATTAAATGTGAAACTTGTTTTTAGTTTTCAAGGGCTTATTTTAGGGAGCGTGATTTTTTCCTTACCCTTTATGGTAAGCCCCATTAAAAGCGCGTTAATTTCCTTGCCCACTTCTTTAAAAGAAGCCAGTTATAGCTTGGGTAAAGGGGAATATTACACCCTTTTTTTTGTCCTGCTCCCTAACATCAAACCCAGTGTGTTGATGGCTATCATTACAACCTTTACGCACACTATAGGCGAATTTGGCGTGGTGATGATGCTTGGGGGTGATATATTAGGGGAAACAAGAGTGGCTAGTATTGCGATTTTTAACGAAACTGAAGCGCTCAATTACCCTAAAGCCCATCAATACGCCTTAACGCTCACGATTATCAGTTTTAGCCTCTTGTTTGTTACCCTATTTTTGAATAAAAAACAAAGCTCGTTTTTATGA
- a CDS encoding DUF5644 domain-containing protein: MSVLKLHVKVFRFETNKDYNPAYESYFLEYQEDQYLLDLLKQLKGVSYNENIALKINQIAVFEDAKVSDLVAFFSKEWVLDPLSKRYALKDLMIDEKAVLKNYEDFFKQVPYITKGEKEELEKFIQINFINPQTNPKYLGDGFFLYVKWLMKRYPTERNRLLEMISQPESGVMNFLSVAHYLYKNDDNIDHEIYELQEILTNSKIKPWKDFSKNLLSLFQYHSNPPKTPNPPKTCALFNAYAKHLDAQSLLKSAKLYLEKMGQKIIDLPFCYDGGYYGKIISTHDFLTASAYNLALAKANGVSLIFCEEDAYLNILHAKEVLDNNPEITNSVNEKLKKYQLVYEKDIEVAYLNEWVNEFLAWELKSPFDAFLGAEFSRIKPSDHFFNKIHLKAPNFLESFQNYAPLLEVNEASGLLQCAHLRYLGIDLGADFLIVHSLGLFHAFENLSLKASKVYKRDNDNTPTLFLPQIALMAMGEKNKQALGLDAHYHKVTFI, from the coding sequence ATGAGCGTTTTGAAATTGCATGTAAAAGTCTTTCGTTTTGAAACCAACAAAGATTACAATCCGGCTTATGAGTCTTATTTTTTAGAATACCAAGAAGATCAATACCTTTTGGATCTTTTAAAACAACTCAAAGGCGTGAGCTATAATGAAAACATCGCACTTAAAATCAACCAGATTGCGGTGTTTGAGGACGCTAAAGTGAGCGATTTGGTGGCGTTTTTTTCTAAAGAATGGGTGCTAGATCCCCTATCCAAACGATACGCTTTAAAAGACTTGATGATTGATGAAAAGGCGGTTTTAAAAAATTATGAAGACTTTTTCAAACAAGTCCCCTACATCACCAAAGGCGAAAAAGAAGAATTAGAAAAGTTTATTCAAATCAATTTTATCAACCCCCAAACCAACCCTAAATATCTGGGCGATGGCTTTTTCTTGTATGTTAAATGGCTGATGAAACGCTACCCCACAGAGCGCAACCGGTTATTAGAGATGATTTCTCAGCCTGAAAGCGGCGTGATGAATTTTTTAAGCGTGGCGCATTATCTCTATAAAAACGATGACAACATTGACCATGAAATCTATGAATTGCAAGAAATCCTAACCAATTCCAAAATCAAGCCATGGAAAGATTTTTCTAAAAACCTTTTAAGCCTTTTTCAATACCATTCTAACCCCCCTAAAACGCCCAACCCCCCTAAAACTTGCGCGCTCTTTAACGCTTATGCGAAACATTTAGACGCACAATCGCTTCTCAAAAGCGCTAAGCTCTATTTAGAAAAAATGGGGCAAAAAATCATTGATCTGCCTTTTTGTTATGATGGGGGCTATTATGGGAAGATTATCAGCACGCATGATTTCCTCACGGCCTCTGCGTATAATCTGGCTCTAGCCAAAGCCAATGGCGTTTCGCTCATTTTTTGCGAAGAAGATGCGTATTTGAATATTTTGCATGCTAAAGAAGTTTTAGACAACAACCCTGAAATCACCAACTCCGTCAATGAAAAATTAAAAAAATACCAGCTCGTTTATGAAAAAGATATTGAGGTAGCCTATCTTAATGAGTGGGTTAATGAGTTTTTGGCATGGGAATTGAAAAGCCCTTTTGATGCGTTTTTAGGGGCTGAATTTTCTCGCATCAAACCAAGCGATCATTTTTTCAATAAAATCCATTTAAAAGCCCCTAATTTTTTAGAGTCTTTTCAAAATTACGCCCCCCTTTTAGAAGTCAATGAAGCAAGCGGCTTACTCCAGTGCGCGCATTTACGCTATTTGGGGATTGATTTGGGGGCGGATTTTTTAATCGTGCATTCTTTAGGGCTTTTTCACGCTTTTGAAAATTTAAGCTTAAAAGCTTCAAAAGTTTATAAAAGAGATAATGATAACACCCCCACTTTATTTTTACCTCAAATCGCGCTAATGGCTATGGGGGAAAAAAATAAGCAAGCTCTAGGGCTTGATGCACATTATCATAAGGTTACTTTCATTTAA
- a CDS encoding motility associated factor glycosyltransferase family protein, translating into MPFLKALESFDAPFLEKEISKRFRDNLIFFKSYNPHLFNALNTPFKNYQLLFEKNHFNLLHTPTNALSYPKNQMIEIAFNMAKNPLNNPRWSLDNNHLSLNYLKSQNNPKLPITLKATHAISNFLDNYQTPCSLKKFLPPTMIYGVLDGLFLAILQAQNYRFHSLYLFEENLDLFKISCYFARYEDLITKGAKLFIQGFFNPNELKMDFLKRPVTHSFLKLEIMPYKSAFNMRMRENIQNYYKQALRGWGSFEDELLGLKNTLKNLPLYQTLKTKPKKINAPICVVGNGPSLDLLLDFLKENEKNCIIFSCGTALKPLKTHGVKVDFQIEVERIDYLKEVLEKAPLEDTPLMGANMLNPNAFNVAKEALMFMRGGSACAYISPLSIEYAAPFVGNAGVALAGLMSDEIYLCALDCAYIKGFKKHAQNSYYENEKEIDTSSLISIEGNFKGYETFSDSLFLLSKERIEEALHYYQPKKVYNLSYGAKIKHAVSVDRSQIKLKNFNKKDAIARIKSMFSPRSNHAKDLNNLQKNLMNFKENFFTHLNTPCKTKQEIFEWVDSLSGFCQTTSTKTPTIGILFEGSVAHILQSVLIVSLHLKENELTHFVKFSQNALKQFLKKACLLLQMQLKQP; encoded by the coding sequence ATGCCCTTTTTAAAAGCCCTAGAATCTTTTGATGCGCCCTTTTTAGAAAAAGAAATTTCAAAGCGTTTTAGGGATAATTTAATTTTTTTCAAATCTTATAATCCCCATCTTTTTAACGCCCTCAATACGCCTTTTAAAAATTACCAATTGCTTTTTGAAAAAAACCACTTCAATCTCTTACACACGCCAACAAACGCTTTAAGCTACCCTAAAAATCAAATGATAGAAATCGCTTTCAACATGGCTAAAAACCCCTTGAATAATCCCAGATGGTCATTAGACAATAACCACCTCTCTTTAAATTATTTAAAATCTCAAAACAACCCCAAACTCCCCATAACCCTTAAAGCCACGCATGCGATCTCAAACTTTTTAGACAATTATCAAACGCCTTGCTCTTTAAAGAAATTCTTACCCCCTACCATGATTTATGGCGTCTTAGACGGCTTGTTTTTGGCTATTTTACAGGCTCAAAATTACCGCTTCCATTCGCTCTATTTGTTTGAAGAAAATTTAGATTTGTTTAAAATCAGTTGTTATTTTGCGCGTTATGAAGATTTGATTACAAAAGGGGCTAAACTCTTTATTCAAGGGTTTTTTAACCCTAATGAATTGAAAATGGATTTTTTGAAACGCCCTGTTACGCATTCTTTTTTAAAGCTAGAAATCATGCCCTATAAAAGCGCTTTTAATATGCGCATGCGAGAAAACATTCAAAACTATTACAAACAAGCCTTAAGGGGTTGGGGGAGTTTTGAAGACGAATTGCTAGGGCTAAAGAACACGCTCAAAAACTTACCCCTATACCAAACCCTAAAAACCAAGCCCAAAAAGATCAACGCCCCCATTTGCGTGGTGGGTAATGGGCCAAGCCTGGATTTATTGCTAGATTTTTTAAAAGAAAATGAAAAAAATTGCATCATTTTTTCATGCGGAACCGCTTTAAAGCCTTTAAAAACGCACGGCGTTAAAGTGGATTTTCAAATAGAAGTGGAGCGCATAGACTATCTTAAGGAAGTTTTAGAAAAAGCCCCCCTAGAAGACACCCCCTTAATGGGGGCCAACATGCTCAATCCTAACGCTTTTAATGTAGCCAAAGAAGCGTTGATGTTTATGCGTGGGGGGAGCGCTTGCGCGTATATAAGCCCTTTAAGCATAGAATACGCAGCGCCTTTTGTGGGCAATGCCGGGGTGGCTTTAGCGGGTTTGATGAGCGATGAAATCTATTTGTGCGCTTTAGATTGCGCTTATATCAAAGGGTTTAAAAAGCACGCTCAAAATTCCTATTATGAAAATGAAAAAGAAATTGACACCTCATCTTTAATCAGCATAGAGGGCAATTTTAAAGGTTATGAAACTTTTAGCGACTCGCTTTTTTTGCTCTCTAAAGAAAGGATTGAAGAAGCCCTTCATTATTACCAGCCTAAAAAAGTCTATAATTTAAGCTATGGGGCTAAAATCAAGCATGCTGTTAGCGTGGATCGCTCTCAAATCAAATTAAAGAATTTTAATAAAAAAGACGCTATCGCTCGCATTAAAAGCATGTTTAGCCCTAGAAGTAACCATGCTAAGGATTTAAACAATTTACAAAAAAATCTTATGAATTTTAAAGAGAATTTTTTCACGCATTTAAACACGCCTTGTAAAACCAAGCAAGAAATATTTGAATGGGTGGATAGCTTGAGTGGGTTTTGCCAAACAACCAGCACCAAAACCCCCACTATAGGCATTTTATTTGAAGGGAGTGTCGCTCATATCTTACAAAGCGTTTTAATCGTTTCATTGCACCTTAAAGAAAATGAGCTGACGCATTTTGTCAAATTCTCTCAAAACGCCTTAAAACAATTCCTTAAAAAAGCTTGTTTGTTATTGCAAATGCAACTCAAACAACCATGA
- a CDS encoding outer membrane beta-barrel protein yields the protein MIKRIACILSLSASLALAGEVNGFFMGAGYQQGRYGPYNSNYSDWRHGNDLYGLNFKLGFVGFANKWFGARVYGFLDWFNTSGTEHTKTNLLTYGGGGDLIVNLIPLDKFALGLIGGVQLAGNTWMFPYDVNQTRFQFLWNLGGRMRVGDRSAFEAGVKFPMVNQGSKDVGLIRYYSWYVDYVFTF from the coding sequence ATGATTAAAAGAATTGCTTGTATTTTAAGCTTGAGTGCGAGTTTAGCGCTGGCTGGCGAAGTGAATGGGTTTTTTATGGGTGCGGGTTATCAGCAAGGTCGTTATGGCCCTTATAACAGCAATTACTCTGATTGGCGCCATGGCAATGATCTTTATGGTTTGAATTTCAAATTAGGTTTTGTAGGCTTTGCCAATAAATGGTTTGGGGCTAGGGTGTATGGCTTTTTGGATTGGTTTAACACTTCAGGGACTGAACACACCAAAACCAATTTGCTCACCTATGGCGGCGGCGGCGATTTGATCGTCAATCTCATTCCTTTGGATAAATTCGCTCTAGGTCTCATCGGTGGCGTTCAATTAGCCGGAAACACTTGGATGTTCCCTTATGATGTCAATCAAACGAGATTCCAGTTCTTATGGAATTTAGGCGGAAGAATGCGTGTTGGGGATCGTAGCGCGTTTGAAGCGGGCGTAAAATTCCCTATGGTTAATCAAGGCAGCAAAGATGTAGGGCTTATCCGCTACTATTCTTGGTATGTGGATTATGTCTTCACTTTCTAG